A region of the Struthio camelus isolate bStrCam1 chromosome 4, bStrCam1.hap1, whole genome shotgun sequence genome:
TGACCTATTTATGTACACGTTTATTGTGTTTGTGCATGAGTATCATTAAACCAGTGCAAGTACAAATAACCTTAAATCTGACTTTGTGGCTTCCTCCTGGTTTCCGTACATACTTCCTTCAAACACACCACAGCAGTCTGATATGAGGGCATGAGGATAAGCTTCACTGTGCAATAGAAGTCCTAGTTTACACATCTTCCCTCATGTCTGAGAGAGAATCTGAGAGAGAAACGCAAGGGCCTCGctttgtttccttcctccttcactcTCTTCTCACGTCTCTCACAGGAGTCCTACGTTTTGTGTGTGCTGCATGTCACTTCACTTTGAACCTCTTTCATTTGTACCCACAGAACTGCCAAACTGACTTAAATAGTGCAGTAGCTTTTCTTACCCTGATGCTTTTGTATGGTTTAGCTACCTGGTAGATAAGTGCTGTGAATGTTTCTCTCGGCCAGACAACATACTGTCCCTTTTCTTTCCAGTCTTTTGTCTATTTCAAAATGCCTCAATGAAATAGTacaaaaaatgcttaaaattgtTCAAGAGATTGGAATTACAGAGAGGGTGCCATAGAGCTGATGTGTATCACTGAAATCCGTGGGATGGATATCTCACAGGACGACGTTGACTGATCCCATGTATCTTCACCTCACCTGGGAGTGGGCAGATGCACGGGGATTTGAGATGGGAGGAGAGGAGTTTGCCACTCATAAAATGAAATACtattttctgggtttttattttctggaattGGCTCCTGTCAAAacagggttttgtgtgtgtgtgtgtgtgtgtgtgtgtgtgaaagttTGAGCAAGAAAGATTCTTTAAGTGGGTGGAAAGGGAAAATAATGTGCTTTTCCAGTCGCTAAAACAACTCTCCAGTCTGTTTCTGAACAACCCTAGCACCAAAATGGCTCATGCTTGCTGCAGGAGATGGCATGGATACTGCACTCACTGaagggaaatacttttttttttttttctcccactcgTGAGAAGCAAGTTCGATTAACCAGATTTATGACTTCCCTTTAAGCACAGCCTTTAAGATCTGAAATGAGACTATGCTGTTTTAAACTTGGGCTATGCAAGGTTAAACATATAGGAACTTTTAAAAAAGACTGCACATCAATTAGTGCTCGTGGCCCCCCTTCCTCATTGCTCTGTGCTTTTTGGAAGGCATAACCTTAAAATGAGAGTGATTGTCCTGCATGTAAGGCATGGTCCAAGTTTTAGTTGTGTTGCTTTGCATCCATTCAAAACTCATGTCACTGTTTGGTATTCAAGGCTGAACGTGCAGCTATGGGCGATGTATGTATTTTGGGGATGAAGACCTATACAGTTGCCTATGTCTGTAGGAGGATCAGTTAGTCCAATGTTTGTAGTAAAATTTTGCACATAACAGCTAATGTCCTCTGAAGAAATACAGCTAAACATGCCATGGGAATAACTGTAAATGAATTATCTTTCTGCCATAGTTCTGATATATGGTTTTaccttggccaaaaaaaaaaaaaaaagtttgtcaagCATTCGTGTGGAATTGGCTCTTAGCAGTTGTATTTTAAAGGGTGGGGAGCAAAGGCCCAGAATATTCCAGTGCAGTTGATGTGAAATGATATTACACAATgggaaaatattaattaaaagagCAAAGCATGCCCCTGAAAGCCGTCTAGGAGCTTTAAATTGCAATGGTTATGATAACTAACTTGACCTTGTTCCTGAAAGTAATCTTTAATGATGTTCTGtttaaaacagtgaaatacaGTAGCACATCTTTATTACCCCAAGTCTAGTTATAAATGCTAATCTGTCAGTTACAGTGCAGTCAAGCGATGTGCACACTAAGGGGTTCTTTAAGAGGAAAAGTACCCATTTATTGCAGCAAGCCGTGGTCCTGCATTAGTTCTGTAGTGTGCGGAAATGTGACTACGTTTCCTGGTTGCTTGCATTCTCACCGTTGAGTTGTTAAAGGCAGTCTGTCATGTTACTGCCCTATTTTGCTGCATGAGACTAAAATGACAGCGTTCTGGCAATGCAGAATCCTTGCTTGTACCTCTTCTGTTAAGTTATTACATACGAGTGGTTTGCCAGAATGGGATTTCGGTTTTAAGGATGTTTGCCATGTTGAATTGAAACACGTCACTTGAAATGATGTTGTTGTTCTTTGCTGTTTATCTCCCTCTGTGGTCTTGGAATGCAGTTACTGTCGTGGTAATAGCTTCTTTCCAATAGTTACAGTTCTTCAGGGTGTCTGTGAGACCTGCTACATACTCTGCTACGCTAAAAAAGAGTTCCCTATATTTCTCTGTCTTATTATCCATATGAGCGGGTCTGAGCGGGTCCTATGCAGTGGAAAATGCATGGCAGCAGGACGGATGAGTAGTCTTGGCAGGGAATGGATTCGCTATGGGTTTGGTCTCAAAATGCCAGTCAGCGCCCTACAGGCAGTACACAGGCCCAAGGTACGATAGCCAACTGACTACCGCACTTTTTTCTGACCAGCAGTGGGGACCAGCTGCTGTTGTGAGTAGGTGgtgtaggcaaaaaaaaaaaaaaaaaaaagcttaaatggTTAATGCTAGCAGGTGGCAGATAGTTGTGCATGGGTGAGTGAATGGCCAAAATTGAACTTCTGAACTCTCAAGCAGAAGCCTGCTACCTGCTAGCCACAGCTGGTATGGGCTGATTGTATATTTTGGCAACACCTGGAATGAACAAAAGTAGCATGTCCCAAATCCTCCAATTTAATAAAGAGACAGGGGACAGATCCACAAATTAGGAGGCTGATCATGCATTGTGCTTCTGCACGTAGACTATTTAGATTGGGAAACCCAGGGGCTTGGTTTGATGCAAAGAAGAGGGGATGCCAAAAAGAAGAGCTCTCAAAAACTCAAAGTGGTCTCGGAAAGAAAAAGCAGGCCCAGAAGGACGAAGGTGAAGATCCTGGCTGGAGAAGAGATCCTGGAAGTAGGAGAAGATCCTGGGTGTCATGGAGATGCGTGGAGACACAAATGCTGAGGGATGTCCATGGCCCTTGACTGGTAATGCCCAAGACTAGTAACTGTGAGCGGCTGCACAGCGTGAACAAACACAGCTTTCCCGCCTGACCTTCCCGGACAATCTCCCTGCTGGGACGTGAAGTTGAGACCTACAGAACATAACACTGGGGGGAGCGAGTGAGGGAGCGTGTGAGATAATCAGGTAGGGTAAAAGCTCTGATCTCCTTGTTTCTAAAACAAATGGTGGTATCCAGGTTCACTTTGGGTTGTTTACTCTGTCTCAGCCGTGATggtaggaaaatggaaaaaagatagGATGGAGTGGCCTGAAGGCTCATGTTACTTAGGCACGTGTTAAACATTCAGTATGTTATACAGATGGACATACTGGATAAGCGTGTCTATAAATTGaatgtttattaaatatttgtGGAAGCTGACCCCCAAAATATATCTATGCCTTAAACAAAACTGGCCATTAATGACAATGTTTGGTATCTCCTTCCAGGTACAGTAGTAGTCCAGCAGCTAATGTCAGTGATGATAAGCAAGCATGAAGAGTTGTTTCCCAAGGACGCAGATCCTCAGATGGGACCGGAGGCGTGTAACAACAACAATGAAATGCCAAAGAAAGTGATCATGGGTCAGCtacagaacaaagaaaacaacaacagcaaggaGTCAGCAGTGAGGCGCTGCTCTTGGGACAAACCTGAGTCTCCCCAAAGGGGAAGCATGGACAGTGGGtctcccactgctctgccaggcagCAAGACAAGTAGCCCCAGGAACAGCATCCAGAAACTGGATGTCACAAGAAGTCCAcctctcacagtgaaaaaaaaccctgcctttaATAAAGGCAGTGGCATAGTCACCAATGGGTCGTTCAGCAGCTCTGCGGAGGGCCATGAGAAGAGCCAGACCTTACCAAACTGTGCCCTGCAAAGCAGGAGAACGTCATGCCTGAAAGGACCGGTGACTAAGATGGGCACACAAAGCGTGCAGAATGGCGGGGTGCGGATGGGGGTTTCCAGCACAGATGGGCACAGCAACACTCTCAACAGCCGGACCCCCGGCTGGGTGCCCAATGGCTACGTCACACTGAGGGACAACAAGCAAAAGGAGTCGGTGAGTGACTCGGGCCAGCACAACAGACTCTCCACCTATGACAATGTCCACCAGCAGTTCTCCATGGTGAATTCCGATGATAAACAGAGCGTGGACAGCGCCACCTGGTCAACGTCCTCTTGTGAAATATCCCTCCCTGAGCACTCCAACTCCTGTCGTTCGTCCACCACCACCTGCCCTGAGCAGGACTTCTATGGAGGTAACTTTGAAGACTCTGTGCTGGACGGGCCACCACAGGAAGACCTCTCTAATCCAGGAGACTATGAGAACAAAAGTGACCGAAGGAGTGTCGGGGGCCACAGTAGCCGAGCCACCAGCAGCAGTGATAACAGCGAAACATTTGTGGCAAACAGTACCAACAGTCACAGTGCTCTGCACAGCCTGGTGTCCAGCCTGAAGCAAGAGATGGCCAAGCAAAAGCTAGAGTATGAAACGAGGATAAAAAGGTAAGACAGTTTGCCTCTGCCACCTGACTGCCATTTGCGAAGGAAAACCAAGAAACACTCCTTCTCCTGCCTGTCCTATGCATCCCAGGCTCTGGCTTGGAAGCTGAAAAGTCAGTACAGCTAGACAGTTACTGtgcccagcacagacagcacCAGAAGTCGTCTTAGAGACACAAAGAGGAGTTAGACTCGCTACTACCCTCCACCAGAAGCTGATGGGAACCGAGTTTGTAACTCCCTTAGTTCCTCCCTGAAAGTTTGCTTATTGCAGACCTCTGATTCAGAGTAGAATAGGTAATACTTATCAGTCTGTCCTGCCATACCTGCACAGCACCTGATCAGGGGGGAGAGCCCCATTCAGCTGAAGCTGGTGACTGGAAAAGAATGGTGTCTGCAGTCGCCATGCTTGTGACTGCTCTGAGCACAGAGAGGAGTGCTCCTTGTTGCTGTATGCAGCCAATGTGGCATAGACAAAAGCATAGCTGATGTATTTAATGGCTATAGGAAAAAGCCCTATAGCAAATAAAAAATGCCATTAGTTATATGTTAGTGGTATTTTTAGTTTATATTGTGAGTTGATACAGGCTTGAAGTAAGATTTATAAAAGCAAATAGAACTGAAACCAGCCTTCAGCATAGTTTTGCAAAACCTGTTAAAATAGCACTTTGCTAGAAGTCCACAGTAGCTGCAGTCACTGGGTGCTCTCTGCTGGGTTTCCTGCCTTTCAGAGTTGTCATATGGGATTGCTCTTGGGATATGatcctgtgtgttttgttttaggCCAATTACTTGCCGTAGTTGTGACTCGTTATCCCATTAGcaccaaaaataaaatcagaacctTCTGAGTTTCTGTAGCATATGACAAAGTCAGTCAGCTCTCAAAGTGATTTGATCAGTTGATGCCTCTTctccagaaaatgaaaatggcaactGGGCTTCATGTTTCAGTGAAACTATTTCAGTGAAATAGTTTGGGGGACTGGGAAAATGCTAGAACTCTTCTCCAGAGTCATCGTTCCTCTTCAGACAGTGCTGCATCAGGGACTTTCCTTTGCTATTCGTGTTGCTGAAGTTAGAAGCTGTGTTCGTTCTTCCCACCATACGCGCACTGCTTCACAGTAGCTGCAGTTCTGGTGTGTGATCCTTCACCTTCATCCTCAGCGTTCCTTGCAGGGAACAAATGTTCTTCCTCTTCCAGCCTTTCTTCCTCATTAACCTCATCTGGTACCTCCCCCTTCTCTTGCTCCTGTGGATTCCCCAAGCTCCTGCCACAGTGAACTGAAATACCATCCTTTTCATTGCTGTGACACTGAATAGGTGCCTCAGGGTGAGGCCATAAACATGGTATAGACTGATTCATAGAGTAGGAAAGAGCTTGATTCAGGATAGCAAGTACTGATTTCCCTTGCATCTGCTGCGCCACCTTTCATGTGAGCGTTGCTGCTGAAGAAGGCACAGGCAAGACATGCACTAAGTCATCTAACAAACATGGCATTTGGCGTCTCACTTCCATTCAGCAGGGTGTTCATACCTAAAGCCGAGTTCCTCAGTGAATCCAAGAATATACAGGAGATTGTCCCTTTCCAGAACTGTAACTCCAGTTTATTGTCCCTTTTCTGCGCTGCTGCTTTGCCTGAGCCTTTCCTTCACAGCTCAGCCTTGTTACAGAAGGCAAAGGGGAGCTCGTGCGTTTGTCTGCACTGATATATAGAGCCTTCTCACGCAGAACAAGGTTGCTAGGGTGCATGTACTGATCAGTGAATAACTTTCAAGTCTGGACTTAGTGTCAACTAGGTGTGGAGCTGACTGTGCTATCTTCATAATAGTTGTTCTTCGGCAAACTGTTCGGGACTTGTGTCTGTTCCTACTTCTGGTGCGCAGAAGCCCTTTGCTTTGAGGTCTCTAGCGCTGCGAGCCATAGCTGGATCACAGCATGTAAGAGCTCCTGGCATCAGTAGCTGGCAGTGAAAGTACAGTGCCTAGAAAACTGAAGTCTCCCTGCTACATCACAACTTTCAGCATAGTGTGCAGTACAGTAGAGCACCTCTTAGAGTGTTTAACATGCATGATGAACCTGTTTAGTAATACCGCTAGCATGCCTGATACTTTTCAGAAGATCCAAAAttatgtgttttggtttttttaaatgaaagtcaaACCATGTTGATTTCAATTTCTTTTGAATTATTGATCCATACTTGCAGATAGATATAGTAGATAAATCAGCTGAAGAAGAGAGATTAGCTGTGAAACAATGGCATTCAGGGCATTATTTTGATGTGACACTAGGGCAGCTATAGTGGGAGTTGGGAGTCAACGTTTCCAGAAGTAAGAGGCTATTTAAGCCATTTCCCAGAGAATTATTTGGAGCTACTGTACACCTTACTAGTGGTTGGTATCATGCATTTTCTGACTGGAATAGAGATTACCCTGTGAGAATGAATCAATGGTGAAGCCATTGTTTGCAGGTATGCTTCTCAGAAGTTTAATCTGAGCTTTGTAAATGAAAAGATAAACACACACGTGAGTTTGTGATGTTTTGTTTCTCTACGCACCAGTGAGGAGTGCTGCTCAGGAgctgtctgcttttattttgcttctgcagcTTGGAGCAGAGAAACCTCACCCTGGAGGCAGAAATGATGGCCCTGCATGAAGAGCTGGATCAGGAGCGGAAGAAGTTCACAATGGTGGAAATCAAAATGCGTAACGCAGAGCGGGCCAAAGAGGATGCGGAGAAGAGGAATGACATGCTGCAGAAGGAAATGGAGCAATTTTTCTCCACTTTTGGAGAGCTGACAGTGGAAGCTCGCAGACCAGAAAGAGGCAACACCATCTGGATCCAGTGAGCATTGGAAACTTAGACTGTGGGACTTTGGGGAAGGGCTTGTGGGGGTATTATACTGTATCAGGTGGCTGGTCACCTGTCTGAGGCTAGTACTCAACATAATGTTATAAACCCTTGAAGGAAGAAATCATACAAACATTAACCACTCATATCTACAGTGTGTACTTATCAAGTTATACTCTTTGAATGCTTCATGAGACTACTGTTAAGTGTTACAACtggatatgtgtatataaatttaaaaaaaaatcaccttagaGAGCGAGAGATCTAtctccagaaatattttaatgcaagtcTTCTTGTATTTAAACTGGTAAATTGAAATGTTGTTGCAATCAAGCTTTATATCaaggcttttttccccttgcactTAACATAATAAGCTATTTTTGGCATTGTGTTACCATCAGCTTATTTTGTGTATcaaatgttttttggttttgtttttttgttttgttaccccTCTTGCGGCGGGTTGAAGATAAAACAGATACGTTAAGGTATGCGCGCAGATGGCTAACCCTGATTTGCGACGCTTCTAACAAGACGGCAGCATGAGAAACAGCAAGACGCTATAGGTAACAGAAGGGGTACTAATTTAACATAACTCATGATCAAGGTAGAAATTACCAGGGCAACCATATCGTAAACACCAAATGGGGCTATTAAGTCACCAGAATCAGGTTCAACAGGGAAAGGGTAAACACAGTCAGGCTGTGTATTTGGGAGGGGATGAGGGTGGTAAGGTGTAAGAACTTAGGAGGTGGGACAGGGAACATAAGAGGAAGTCAGTCATAGGGACAGAGCTTTGGGGGCCTACCTTAAAGCAGGCCGGTGTGTGATCTCTCTAGCTCGGAGCAGGAATACAAACAAGTTGTGCCTTGACCATACTCGCATCTGGCTGACTTTCACAGTCCGGGGGAACCTGGATCCTTTCTCTGGTGCTGGTGCAGGAACATGCAGAGGGGATGGACTGGGCATCCTGATAGCCTTAGAAACATGACAGGTGCTAAGGGCAGAAAACAACAGAACTGATGACCAAAGCAGAAATTACCAGGGCAGCCATATCACAAGTAccaaataaggaagaaaacactCGAACATTAATCACCCGTATTTACAGTGTATGCTTAGCGAGTTATCTTACTCTCCAAATGCTTCCTGAGACTATTGGCAAGTGTTACAACTGGGGAAGCACCCAGGTTCCTTGTGTCAATGAGGGAACGACCGGAGGGAACGGACTGGGCATCCTAACAGCATGCAAAGtgtcaagaaaaaagaaacagcaaaaccaTGCTGTGAATTGAGAATCTTTTTGGCATCTTTACCAGTTATACTTAATATTATGTATTTTCAACATCATGTTaaggactttttatttttaactttgtgtTTAGGACTGCAGGCTGTGTTTTTAAAGAGCGGTTGTCAGACGTCTTGGCTTCCCTCTAGTGTCGCTTAAATATACCACAGTTACTGCTGAATTGCAGTTGAGAAAGAACTCTGAAAGAACTTTGAGAAGGAACAAAGAACAGTCTTGGTTATGGCGTGTACATTACACAAATACTAATTAGATGTGGGAATTTTATTGGGGCGCAAATAGAAGGCTTCCATTTCAGAGAAATATAACTCAGAGCGAAGCATTACACACAGCACTTGTGGAT
Encoded here:
- the ARHGAP24 gene encoding rho GTPase-activating protein 24 isoform X5, with the translated sequence MQAGIWLFVSNTQLGGICNMRGFPCCTDVCSGCRRTHVKTCYQLGAIFLPGNRVIEHPCSEESPGKFLFEVVPGGDRERMTANHETYLLMASTQNDMEDWVKSIRRVIWAPFGGGIFGQKLEDTVRYEKRYGNRLAPMLVEQCVDFIRQRGLKEEGLFRLPGQANLVKELQDAFDCGEKPSFDSNTDVHTVASLLKLYLRELPEPVVPFAKYEDFLSCAKMLSKEEEAGLKELVKQVKSLPAVNYNLLKYICRFLDEVQSYSGVNKMSVQNLATVFGPNILRPKVEDPLTIMEGTVVVQQLMSVMISKHEELFPKDADPQMGPEACNNNNEMPKKVIMGQLQNKENNNSKESAVRRCSWDKPESPQRGSMDSGSPTALPGSKTSSPRNSIQKLDVTRSPPLTVKKNPAFNKGSGIVTNGSFSSSAEGHEKSQTLPNCALQSRRTSCLKGPVTKMGTQSVQNGGVRMGVSSTDGHSNTLNSRTPGWVPNGYVTLRDNKQKESVSDSGQHNRLSTYDNVHQQFSMVNSDDKQSVDSATWSTSSCEISLPEHSNSCRSSTTTCPEQDFYGGNFEDSVLDGPPQEDLSNPGDYENKSDRRSVGGHSSRATSSSDNSETFVANSTNSHSALHSLVSSLKQEMAKQKLEYETRIKSLEQRNLTLEAEMMALHEELDQERKKFTMVEIKMRNAERAKEDAEKRNDMLQKEMEQFFSTFGELTVEARRPERGNTIWIQ